From a region of the Comamonadaceae bacterium OTU4NAUVB1 genome:
- a CDS encoding GAF domain-containing protein produces MSRRPDPDAARALARLGDAACELGAAADLPALCATVERTLGELVGFRLFTVLRATPARDGLERLHSSDPHAYPARGVKTVAGDAWLQRLLADPHPALSPDADAVRRNFPDAQAIFGLGCASALNVPICFQGRILGSMNLLHEAHWFRPGDAALCRPFAVLLGAAFAAAGASPSSSSSPCFTGPATQPAGVSS; encoded by the coding sequence GTGAGCCGCCGTCCCGATCCCGACGCCGCGCGCGCGCTGGCACGGCTGGGCGACGCGGCGTGCGAGCTCGGCGCGGCGGCCGACCTGCCCGCGCTCTGCGCCACCGTGGAGCGCACCCTGGGCGAACTCGTCGGCTTCCGGCTGTTCACTGTGCTGCGCGCGACACCCGCGCGCGACGGCCTCGAACGCCTGCATTCGAGCGATCCGCACGCCTACCCGGCCCGGGGCGTGAAAACCGTCGCCGGCGATGCCTGGCTGCAACGCCTGCTGGCCGATCCCCACCCGGCGCTGTCGCCCGACGCCGACGCGGTGCGCCGGAACTTCCCCGATGCCCAAGCCATCTTCGGCCTCGGTTGCGCCTCGGCGCTCAACGTGCCGATCTGCTTCCAGGGCCGCATCCTGGGCTCGATGAACCTGCTGCACGAGGCGCACTGGTTCCGCCCGGGCGATGCCGCCCTGTGCCGGCCGTTCGCGGTGCTGCTGGGCGCGGCCTTCGCCGCGGCCGGGGCGTCGCCTTCCTCGTCTTCGTCCCCTTGTTTCACCGGGCCGGCCACGCAGCCGGCGGGAGTGTCCTCGTGA
- a CDS encoding ABC transporter ATP-binding protein has protein sequence MNRLQLKSLSGGYGETDILKGVDLHVDAGEIVTVAGTNGAGKSTMLKALMGLLPRVGGQVLWNDVELRGRPTETRLADGIVYVPQIANVFARLSVRENLWVVQGVSGVRRRADEMMELFPALQPFAARLAGTLSGGERQQLAFARALMSRPSLMCLDEPTAALSPIMAKTIFGHIARLPSMGVAVLMVEQRARDALDISHRGCILDQGRVALEGPARSLLDDPRAVALYLGHGA, from the coding sequence ATGAACCGACTGCAACTGAAATCCCTCTCCGGGGGCTATGGCGAGACCGACATCCTCAAGGGCGTCGACCTGCACGTCGACGCCGGCGAGATCGTCACCGTGGCCGGCACCAACGGCGCGGGCAAGTCGACCATGCTCAAGGCGCTGATGGGGCTGCTGCCGCGCGTGGGCGGCCAGGTGCTGTGGAACGACGTCGAGCTGCGCGGCCGGCCGACCGAGACCCGCCTGGCCGACGGCATCGTCTACGTGCCGCAGATCGCCAACGTCTTCGCGCGCCTGAGCGTGCGCGAGAACCTGTGGGTGGTGCAGGGCGTAAGCGGCGTGCGCCGCCGGGCCGACGAGATGATGGAACTGTTCCCGGCGCTGCAGCCCTTCGCCGCGCGGCTGGCGGGCACGCTGTCGGGCGGCGAGCGCCAGCAGCTCGCCTTCGCCCGCGCGCTGATGTCCAGGCCGAGCCTGATGTGCCTGGACGAGCCGACCGCGGCGCTGTCGCCGATCATGGCCAAGACGATCTTCGGCCACATCGCGCGGCTGCCGTCGATGGGCGTGGCGGTGCTGATGGTCGAGCAGCGCGCCCGCGACGCGCTCGACATCAGCCATCGGGGCTGCATCCTCGACCAGGGCCGCGTGGCGCTGGAAGGGCCGGCCCGCTCGCTGCTCGACGACCCGCGCGCCGTCGCGCTCTACCTGGGGCACGGCGCGTGA